Proteins co-encoded in one Pseudomonas beijingensis genomic window:
- a CDS encoding DUF4136 domain-containing protein: MFRRLALLAFTLLLGACASNPVNHDFDASRDFAAYRSWSWKDPALQYRPDDPRIKSDLTEQRIRQAVADQLDQRGLRPAADGRGDVLVQAYLIVEDRQQQVTTNYGGGWGGPWNGYWGGPMYNETRNISYKVATVQIDLLDGKDGKLVWRGSDERMLSNSPNPTDRNTAVRETVGRILSNYPPR; this comes from the coding sequence ATGTTTCGCCGTCTTGCTCTACTGGCCTTCACCCTGTTGCTGGGGGCCTGTGCCTCAAACCCAGTCAATCATGACTTCGACGCCAGCCGTGATTTCGCGGCGTATCGCAGTTGGAGTTGGAAAGACCCGGCGCTGCAATATCGCCCCGATGACCCACGCATCAAGAGCGACCTGACCGAACAGCGGATCCGCCAGGCGGTGGCTGATCAACTCGACCAGCGCGGCCTGCGCCCTGCGGCGGACGGGCGCGGCGATGTGCTGGTCCAGGCTTATTTGATCGTCGAGGACCGCCAGCAGCAGGTCACGACCAACTATGGCGGCGGTTGGGGTGGGCCTTGGAATGGCTACTGGGGTGGGCCGATGTACAACGAAACCCGCAACATCAGCTACAAAGTCGCCACTGTGCAGATCGACCTGCTCGACGGCAAGGACGGCAAGCTGGTGTGGCGTGGTAGTGATGAACGAATGCTCAGCAACTCCCCCAACCCGACCGACCGCAACACGGCCGTGCGCGAGACGGTGGGGCGGATTCTGTCCAACTACCCACCGCGCTGA
- a CDS encoding DUF4136 domain-containing protein, with amino-acid sequence MKGRSGLLVLCLGLVACQGSNPYVATSNPLPPAPPEAATVFDRSAYPAPPRDYGRYRSWAWRDGRLPPGTAWADSAQVAEAVSNALDQRGLRPLHDNRPADLFVSADLRLETRVRQVRDDYDAGYYGGYNRYDRYGPGYGVYHPMPMVRTYQEQVVVVRVDLFDARTGQPVWSAGAETGQRGSQSERTDAIREAVEKAMSTYPPS; translated from the coding sequence ATGAAAGGTCGTTCAGGGTTGTTGGTGCTGTGCCTGGGGCTGGTGGCCTGCCAGGGCAGCAACCCCTATGTCGCCACCTCCAATCCGTTGCCGCCGGCGCCGCCTGAGGCCGCCACGGTATTCGACCGCAGTGCCTACCCTGCGCCGCCCCGTGATTACGGGCGCTATCGCAGTTGGGCCTGGCGCGACGGGCGCCTGCCACCGGGCACTGCCTGGGCGGATTCGGCCCAGGTGGCTGAAGCGGTGAGCAATGCTCTCGACCAGCGCGGCCTACGGCCCCTGCATGACAACCGGCCCGCCGACCTGTTCGTCAGCGCCGACCTGCGCCTGGAGACTCGCGTGCGTCAGGTCCGGGACGACTATGATGCCGGTTACTACGGCGGCTATAACCGTTATGACCGCTACGGTCCGGGTTATGGCGTGTACCATCCGATGCCGATGGTGCGCACGTATCAGGAGCAGGTCGTTGTGGTTCGGGTAGACCTGTTCGATGCCCGCACCGGTCAGCCGGTGTGGAGCGCCGGCGCCGAGACCGGTCAGCGGGGCAGCCAGAGCGAGCGCACCGATGCCATTCGCGAAGCGGTGGAAAAAGCCATGTCGACGTATCCTCCAAGTTGA
- a CDS encoding DUF4123 domain-containing protein, with product MSAAVPGPTPQWLLLDVPSAPEAVRRVHSQFAEARRFALFEGTELHGLREHGPLLVELRQSPALVSLCHLDPRAWPGLLLTSPKPTVQVLAHLRRMLTVTLGLHHKALLNYYNPHTASYFFDGCDSHELSCWLGPISLLRWFGGTWADRAIGSQGWQQLSNPGVPVAALEKEHGLSDRQQGQLQRCLLERHAWQWSSSTGRDYRRLWEDLQQGLALGFTERTVLDDWLWLRLQYPDARPIPGPEGASPRERLDRLRRRWQGPLD from the coding sequence ATGAGCGCGGCCGTGCCTGGACCAACGCCGCAGTGGTTGCTGCTGGACGTACCGAGTGCACCTGAGGCGGTGCGGCGGGTGCACTCGCAGTTCGCCGAGGCCCGGCGCTTTGCCCTGTTCGAAGGCACCGAGTTGCATGGGCTTCGCGAGCACGGTCCGCTGTTGGTGGAACTGCGCCAATCGCCAGCGCTGGTCAGTCTTTGTCATCTGGACCCGCGCGCCTGGCCGGGGTTGTTGTTGACCAGCCCAAAGCCCACCGTGCAAGTGCTCGCGCATCTGCGGCGCATGCTGACAGTGACGCTGGGCCTGCATCACAAAGCCCTGTTGAACTACTACAACCCGCACACCGCCAGCTATTTCTTCGACGGTTGCGATTCCCATGAGCTCAGTTGTTGGCTGGGGCCGATCAGTCTGTTGCGCTGGTTCGGTGGCACATGGGCCGACCGTGCAATCGGCAGCCAGGGCTGGCAACAATTGTCCAACCCGGGAGTGCCGGTGGCGGCGCTGGAGAAGGAGCACGGCCTCAGCGATCGACAGCAGGGCCAGTTGCAACGATGCCTGTTGGAGCGCCACGCGTGGCAATGGTCCAGTTCCACCGGGCGTGACTACCGTCGGCTCTGGGAGGATTTGCAGCAAGGGCTGGCGCTGGGGTTTACCGAACGCACGGTGCTCGACGACTGGCTGTGGCTGCGCCTGCAATACCCCGATGCCCGACCCATCCCGGGGCCGGAGGGTGCTTCGCCGCGCGAGCGTCTCGATCGCCTGCGGCGGCGTTGGCAGGGCCCCCTGGATTGA
- a CDS encoding MATE family efflux transporter, whose amino-acid sequence MSNLITDWRDRLTHRRVWALAAPMILSNISVPLVALVDSTVIGHLPHAHQLGAVAVGASLYTVLAWAMGFLRMGTTGFAAQAAGRGDGAALRQVLLQGLLLAMGLALLLGAVGVPLSGVALHFMQPSAELNQLTRDFFHTRLFGLPAALASYALVGWFLGAQNARAPLTILLVTNLVNIALNLWFVIGLDWGVTGSARASVIAEWTGALVGLALARKTLRAWPGQMAWAALGVWQNWRPLLAVNRDIFIRSLALQAVFFLITVQGARLGDATVAANALLLNGLLLTAHALDGLAHAVEALCGHAIGARDRLALRRSLVVAIGWSLIASLGFALLFLLAGHLFIDMQTDIPDVRATAYDYLPYLATLPLIAVWSYLLDGLFIGATRAREMRNGMVLTLLLVAPIAWMLLGLGNHGLWITFLLFMALRSLTLGAFAWHLQRRDRWLSAPPQ is encoded by the coding sequence ATGTCCAACCTGATCACCGACTGGCGCGACCGCCTGACCCATCGCCGGGTCTGGGCGCTGGCGGCGCCGATGATTCTTTCGAACATTTCCGTGCCGCTGGTGGCGCTGGTGGACAGCACGGTCATCGGCCATTTGCCCCATGCCCATCAGTTGGGCGCAGTGGCGGTCGGGGCGAGTTTGTATACGGTGCTGGCGTGGGCCATGGGTTTCTTGCGCATGGGCACCACCGGGTTCGCCGCCCAGGCTGCCGGGCGGGGTGACGGGGCGGCGTTGCGGCAAGTGTTGTTGCAAGGACTGCTGTTGGCGATGGGGCTGGCGCTGCTGCTCGGTGCCGTCGGCGTGCCGTTGAGTGGCGTGGCGTTGCACTTCATGCAGCCGTCCGCCGAGCTCAACCAACTGACCCGCGACTTCTTCCACACCCGGCTCTTTGGCTTGCCGGCGGCGCTGGCCAGCTATGCGCTGGTGGGCTGGTTCCTCGGCGCCCAGAATGCCCGAGCGCCGTTGACGATCCTGCTGGTGACCAACCTGGTCAACATCGCCCTGAACCTGTGGTTCGTGATCGGCCTGGACTGGGGCGTGACCGGTTCGGCCCGGGCGTCGGTGATTGCCGAGTGGACCGGTGCGCTGGTCGGCCTGGCCCTGGCTCGCAAGACACTGCGGGCCTGGCCCGGGCAGATGGCCTGGGCGGCCCTGGGCGTGTGGCAGAACTGGCGCCCGCTGCTGGCGGTGAACCGGGACATTTTCATTCGCAGCCTGGCACTGCAAGCGGTGTTTTTCCTGATCACGGTGCAAGGTGCGCGCCTGGGGGACGCAACCGTGGCGGCCAATGCCTTGCTGCTCAACGGCCTGTTGCTGACCGCCCATGCCCTGGACGGCTTGGCCCATGCTGTGGAAGCGCTGTGCGGCCATGCCATCGGCGCCCGCGACCGCCTGGCCTTGCGTCGTTCGCTGGTGGTGGCCATCGGTTGGTCGCTGATTGCAAGCCTCGGCTTTGCCCTGCTGTTCCTGCTCGCCGGCCACTTGTTCATCGACATGCAAACCGATATCCCCGACGTGCGCGCCACCGCTTACGACTACCTGCCCTACCTGGCGACCTTGCCGCTGATCGCGGTCTGGAGCTATTTGCTCGACGGCCTGTTCATCGGTGCCACCCGCGCCCGGGAAATGCGCAACGGCATGGTCTTGACCCTACTGCTGGTGGCCCCAATCGCCTGGATGCTGCTGGGTTTGGGCAACCATGGACTGTGGATCACCTTCCTGCTGTTCATGGCCCTGCGCAGCCTGACCCTCGGTGCGTTTGCCTGGCACTTGCAGCGGCGCGACCGTTGGCTCAGCGCGCCACCTCAATAA
- the speA gene encoding arginine decarboxylase, giving the protein MSVRRTRKDDGSQWTVADSRSVYGIRHWGAGYFAINEAGRVEVRPNGPGSSPIDLFEQVDQLRQSGLSLPLLVRFPDILQDRVRQLTGAFDSNIARLEYQSKYTALYPIKVNQQEAVIENIIATQNVSIGLEAGSKPELLAVLALAPKGGTIVCNGYKDREFIRLALMGQKLGHNVFIVIEKESEVELVIEEAAVLKVKPQVGLRVRLSSLASSKWADTGGEKSKFGLSAAQLLSVVERFRAAGLDQGIRLLHFHMGSQIANLADYQHGFKEAIRYYGELRNLGLPVDHIDVGGGLGVDYDGTHSRNASSINYDMDDYAGVVVGMLKEFCDAQSLPHPHIFSESGRSLTAHHAMLVVQVTDVEKHNDDVPVIDNKQELPETVQWLVDLLGPTDIEMVTETYWRATHYMSDVATQYADGKLTLAEKALAEQCYFAVCRRLHNSLKARQRSHRQVLDELNDKLADKYICNFSVFQSLPDTWAIGQVLPILPLHRLDEEPLRRAVLQDLTCDSDGKIKQYVDEQSIETSLPVHALNPGEDYLLGIFLVGAYQEILGDMHNLFGDTDSVNIYQNADGSVYHAGIETHDTIEDMLRYVHLSPEELMTHYRDKCASARISAAERTQFLDALRLGLTRSSYLSS; this is encoded by the coding sequence ATGTCCGTACGACGCACACGCAAAGACGATGGCAGCCAATGGACAGTTGCGGACAGCCGCAGCGTTTACGGGATTCGCCATTGGGGGGCCGGTTATTTCGCGATCAATGAAGCCGGTCGCGTCGAAGTCCGTCCGAACGGCCCGGGCAGTTCGCCCATCGACCTGTTCGAGCAAGTCGACCAGTTGCGCCAGAGTGGCCTCTCGTTGCCCTTGCTGGTGCGTTTTCCCGACATCCTGCAAGACCGCGTGCGCCAACTGACCGGCGCGTTCGACAGCAACATCGCGCGCCTGGAATACCAGAGCAAGTACACCGCGCTGTACCCGATCAAGGTCAACCAGCAGGAAGCGGTGATCGAGAACATCATCGCCACCCAGAACGTCTCCATCGGCCTGGAAGCCGGTTCCAAGCCGGAGTTGCTGGCAGTGCTGGCCCTGGCACCGAAGGGCGGGACCATCGTCTGCAACGGCTACAAGGACCGCGAATTCATCCGCCTGGCGTTGATGGGCCAGAAGCTCGGTCACAACGTCTTCATCGTCATCGAGAAAGAGTCCGAAGTCGAACTGGTGATCGAAGAGGCCGCAGTGCTCAAGGTCAAGCCACAGGTGGGCCTGCGCGTGCGCCTGTCGTCCCTGGCGTCGAGCAAGTGGGCTGATACCGGTGGCGAGAAGTCCAAGTTCGGCTTGTCGGCCGCGCAACTGTTGTCGGTGGTCGAGCGCTTCCGCGCTGCTGGCCTGGACCAGGGCATTCGCCTGCTGCACTTCCACATGGGTTCGCAGATCGCCAACCTGGCGGACTATCAGCACGGCTTCAAGGAAGCGATCCGTTACTACGGTGAGCTGCGCAACCTCGGCCTGCCGGTGGATCACATCGACGTCGGCGGTGGCCTCGGCGTGGACTACGACGGTACGCACTCGCGCAATGCCAGTTCGATCAACTACGACATGGATGATTACGCCGGTGTCGTGGTCGGCATGCTCAAGGAGTTCTGCGATGCCCAGAGCTTGCCGCACCCGCACATCTTCTCGGAAAGCGGCCGCTCGCTGACCGCCCACCACGCGATGCTGGTAGTGCAGGTGACCGACGTCGAGAAACACAACGACGACGTGCCGGTGATCGACAACAAGCAGGAATTGCCGGAAACCGTGCAATGGCTGGTTGACCTGCTGGGCCCGACCGATATCGAGATGGTCACCGAGACCTACTGGCGCGCCACGCACTACATGAGCGACGTGGCGACCCAATATGCCGACGGCAAGCTGACCCTGGCGGAAAAAGCCTTGGCCGAGCAGTGCTACTTTGCCGTGTGCCGTCGCCTGCACAACTCGTTGAAGGCCCGCCAGCGCTCGCACCGCCAGGTGCTGGATGAGCTCAACGACAAGCTGGCCGACAAATACATCTGCAACTTCTCGGTGTTCCAGAGCCTGCCGGACACCTGGGCCATCGGCCAGGTGCTGCCGATCCTGCCGTTGCATCGCCTGGACGAAGAGCCGCTGCGCCGCGCTGTGCTGCAAGACCTGACCTGCGACTCCGACGGCAAGATCAAGCAGTACGTCGACGAGCAGAGCATCGAGACCAGCCTGCCGGTGCACGCGCTCAATCCGGGTGAAGACTACCTGCTAGGCATCTTCCTGGTGGGCGCCTACCAGGAAATCCTCGGTGACATGCACAACCTGTTCGGCGATACCGACTCGGTGAACATCTACCAGAACGCCGACGGCAGCGTGTACCACGCGGGTATCGAAACCCACGACACCATCGAAGACATGCTGCGCTACGTGCACTTGTCGCCGGAGGAGTTGATGACGCACTACCGCGACAAGTGCGCCAGCGCCCGCATCAGCGCCGCCGAGCGCACCCAGTTCCTCGATGCGCTGCGCCTGGGGCTGACGCGTTCGTCTTACCTGTCTTCTTGA
- a CDS encoding MaoC family dehydratase — translation MTIQWHEVSSPPSMSGLYSKAATRRKVTGTTLPQEGLRQVLQVDPQRLAAYRKVCGFVDNGLLPPTYPHVLAFALQMQLLTSRDFPFPLLGLIHLSNRIRVLRPMGGVGQVRASVHVENLQAHPKGAVFDLVTGLDDQLGPLWEARSQMLCKGVQLDGPLVEDSPQASLPLVEVARWTAPADIGRQYAKVSGDYNPIHLSGISARLFGFPTAIAHGLWNKARTLAALDGHLPEANIEIDVTFKKPVRLPSEVTLLSSAAGSSGQLQLVGAGALEHMVGEWRPVT, via the coding sequence ATGACGATCCAATGGCATGAGGTCAGCAGCCCGCCATCCATGTCCGGGCTCTATTCGAAAGCGGCGACACGGCGCAAGGTCACCGGAACGACCTTGCCCCAGGAAGGCCTGCGCCAGGTGCTTCAGGTCGACCCGCAACGCCTGGCGGCCTATCGCAAAGTGTGCGGTTTCGTTGATAACGGACTGCTGCCGCCGACCTATCCCCACGTCTTGGCGTTTGCCCTGCAGATGCAATTGCTCACGAGTCGGGACTTTCCCTTTCCGCTATTGGGGCTGATCCACTTGAGCAACCGCATTCGCGTACTGCGACCCATGGGCGGGGTCGGTCAGGTGCGGGCCAGCGTCCATGTCGAGAATCTGCAAGCCCACCCCAAAGGCGCAGTATTCGACCTGGTGACCGGCCTCGATGATCAATTGGGGCCGTTGTGGGAGGCCCGGAGCCAGATGCTGTGCAAAGGCGTCCAGCTTGACGGCCCGCTTGTAGAGGACTCACCGCAGGCCAGCCTGCCCTTGGTTGAGGTGGCGCGCTGGACCGCACCGGCGGACATCGGCCGGCAATACGCCAAGGTTTCCGGCGACTACAACCCGATTCACCTAAGCGGCATCAGTGCCCGGCTGTTCGGCTTCCCCACCGCCATCGCCCATGGCCTGTGGAACAAGGCCAGGACCCTGGCGGCGCTCGATGGCCATCTGCCCGAGGCCAACATCGAGATCGACGTGACCTTCAAGAAACCGGTGCGCCTGCCCAGCGAAGTCACCCTGCTGTCCAGTGCGGCGGGTTCCAGTGGGCAACTGCAACTGGTGGGGGCCGGGGCGTTGGAGCATATGGTGGGCGAGTGGCGGCCGGTGACCTGA
- a CDS encoding MazG-like family protein: MNLVELTERLHAIRDHNDWRQFHSPKNLAMAASVEMAELVEIFQWLTEDQSRQLPADKLAHAGQEVGDIVLYLLLLCSELGLDMDAVVRSKLADSERRFGQ; the protein is encoded by the coding sequence ATGAACCTTGTTGAACTGACCGAACGCCTGCATGCCATTCGTGACCATAACGACTGGCGGCAGTTTCACAGCCCGAAAAACCTTGCCATGGCCGCCAGTGTGGAAATGGCCGAGCTGGTGGAGATTTTCCAGTGGCTGACCGAGGACCAGTCCCGCCAGTTGCCGGCGGACAAGCTGGCCCACGCCGGGCAGGAAGTCGGTGACATCGTGTTGTACCTGTTGCTGCTTTGCAGCGAGCTGGGCCTGGACATGGACGCCGTGGTGCGCAGCAAACTGGCCGACAGCGAACGGCGGTTCGGCCAATGA
- a CDS encoding type VI secretion system Vgr family protein has translation MSDPACEPAFRLEIAGLPEPVDVVAFTGSEAISEPFVYEVELLLHDASLDLASLLYRSVWLSFGTPGRGIHGQLHELVQHRHGAGWRVRIGPKLACLAQRFSQRVFSARSVPQIIRQVLKAHGIRGRRLCLDLSGDYPPQDFCTQYRESDLRFLQRVCAQAGIHFHFEHTREGHCLVFADNPHSFPPAGKAVYVDDGPTAAVRTFSVHTDVSGQQVAQGRSELTNLRGGQVLMLTDHPFANWNRRWLLTKVEHHAQAGVYGNHFKAIPRGVLFVPDNVPAKPRMVSRQRGWVVAVDEPPEQGAGRVAVEFDWVYQGEGSSPSHCWLPLAPELAAGGVGALGDGTEVLVSFIEGDPDRPLVSAFLSEPASAEIADESSPDETLGSSVVDPVLLSAMREAQPLVLLCLLPEGGPFSPCAQPLCTCRMLMGRGAGVAR, from the coding sequence ATGTCCGATCCAGCCTGCGAGCCAGCATTCCGTCTGGAGATAGCCGGTCTGCCCGAGCCCGTTGACGTCGTGGCCTTCACGGGTAGCGAAGCCATCAGCGAACCCTTCGTCTATGAAGTGGAGCTCTTGTTACATGATGCGAGCCTGGACTTGGCGAGCCTGCTGTACCGCAGCGTCTGGTTGAGTTTCGGGACCCCAGGCCGGGGTATTCATGGGCAGCTCCATGAGTTGGTCCAGCACCGTCATGGCGCCGGTTGGCGGGTGCGTATCGGGCCGAAGCTGGCTTGCCTGGCGCAGCGCTTCAGCCAGCGGGTGTTCAGTGCCCGCTCGGTGCCGCAGATCATTCGCCAGGTGCTCAAGGCCCATGGCATCAGGGGCCGCCGCCTGTGCCTGGACCTGAGCGGCGATTATCCACCGCAGGATTTCTGTACCCAGTATCGGGAATCGGACCTACGGTTCCTCCAGCGCGTATGTGCCCAGGCGGGTATCCACTTTCATTTCGAACACACCCGGGAGGGGCATTGCCTGGTGTTCGCCGACAATCCCCACAGTTTTCCCCCCGCCGGTAAGGCGGTCTACGTGGACGACGGGCCGACTGCCGCAGTGCGGACCTTCAGCGTGCACACCGATGTCTCGGGGCAGCAGGTCGCCCAGGGGCGCAGCGAGCTGACGAACTTGCGGGGTGGCCAGGTGCTGATGTTGACGGACCATCCGTTTGCCAACTGGAACCGGCGCTGGTTGTTGACGAAGGTCGAGCATCACGCCCAGGCGGGTGTGTATGGCAACCATTTCAAGGCCATTCCCCGGGGCGTGTTGTTCGTGCCGGACAACGTCCCGGCCAAACCACGCATGGTGAGCCGGCAGCGCGGCTGGGTCGTGGCGGTGGACGAGCCGCCGGAGCAGGGAGCGGGGCGCGTGGCGGTGGAGTTTGACTGGGTCTATCAGGGCGAAGGTTCCAGCCCCAGTCATTGCTGGCTGCCCTTGGCGCCCGAACTGGCTGCTGGCGGGGTGGGCGCGCTGGGTGACGGTACCGAGGTGCTGGTGAGCTTTATCGAAGGCGATCCGGATCGGCCGCTGGTCAGTGCATTTCTGAGCGAACCTGCCTCGGCCGAGATTGCCGATGAGTCATCCCCAGACGAAACACTCGGGTCGTCGGTGGTCGATCCGGTGCTGTTGTCGGCGATGCGAGAGGCCCAGCCGCTGGTCTTGTTGTGCCTGTTGCCCGAAGGCGGACCGTTCAGCCCCTGCGCCCAACCGCTGTGCACCTGCCGTATGCTCATGGGCCGCGGCGCGGGCGTGGCTCGATGA
- a CDS encoding methyltransferase yields MSDRHFDLLATRFAEKIYGGAKGAIRLAVLQADLLETLAQRPLRVLDIGAGLGHMSLWLAERGHQVTLAEPAEPMLEGARQRFAEAGQQATFIQAPWQDLLGQLTEPYDLVLCHAVLEWLAEPHAILPVLHQLTTPGGWLSLAFYNRDALVYRNLLKGHFRKLRKNDMAGEKQSLTPQQPLDPRELAAQLEGLWQVESQSGVRVFHDYMPVEFQGRVELAQLLEMELAHRRHPAFAGLGRYLHWICRPV; encoded by the coding sequence ATGAGCGACCGTCATTTCGATCTGCTCGCCACGCGCTTCGCGGAAAAAATCTACGGCGGGGCCAAGGGTGCGATCCGCTTGGCGGTGCTTCAGGCCGATCTGCTGGAAACCTTGGCGCAACGTCCATTGCGCGTGCTGGACATCGGCGCAGGCCTGGGCCACATGTCGTTGTGGCTGGCCGAGCGCGGCCACCAGGTGACCCTGGCCGAGCCGGCCGAACCCATGCTCGAAGGCGCCCGCCAGCGTTTTGCCGAGGCCGGCCAGCAGGCCACGTTCATCCAGGCGCCGTGGCAGGACCTGCTCGGCCAACTGACCGAACCTTACGACCTGGTGCTGTGTCACGCGGTGCTGGAGTGGCTGGCCGAGCCTCACGCGATCCTGCCGGTGCTGCATCAACTTACGACGCCTGGCGGCTGGTTGTCCCTGGCGTTCTACAACCGTGACGCGCTGGTCTATCGCAATCTGCTCAAGGGGCATTTCCGCAAGTTGCGCAAAAACGACATGGCCGGTGAAAAGCAGAGCCTGACGCCGCAACAACCCCTTGATCCGCGAGAATTGGCGGCGCAACTTGAAGGCCTGTGGCAGGTCGAAAGCCAGAGTGGTGTGCGGGTTTTCCATGACTACATGCCGGTGGAGTTCCAGGGCCGCGTGGAACTTGCGCAATTACTGGAAATGGAGCTGGCTCACCGTCGCCATCCGGCGTTTGCCGGGTTGGGACGTTATCTGCACTGGATCTGCCGTCCGGTGTAA
- a CDS encoding 3-oxoacyl-ACP reductase — protein sequence MSDRYIDFANSPLGRRMVGSLGLPSPVRLERWQAGRLRPIEGALLLGGGPLTEQIGTFAKRLTDSIFIYGGEPTVATEWIPGHGPKIKAVVYDASHLVQADQLKQLREFFQPLMKNLDHSAHVVLLGRAPESLADPFAASAQRALEGFSRSLAKELRHGGTLQLLYVGDGAEAQLEGALRFFLSPKSAFISGQVIRLNACDTQVHDWTRPLTGLKALVTGAARGIGASIAETLARDGADVILLDVPQAKTDLDALAARLSGRSITLDICAEEAAAQLIEYLPDGVDIVVHNAGITRDKTLANMTPEFWDAVLAVNLNAPQVLTKALLDSGTLRDNGRVVLLASISGIAGNRGQTNYAASKSGLIGLAQAWAPLLQPRGISINAVAPGFIETRMTAEIPFALREAGRRMSSLGQGGLPQDVAEAVAWLAQPGTGAVTGQALRVCGQSLLGA from the coding sequence ATGTCTGACCGTTATATCGACTTCGCCAATTCGCCCCTCGGCCGGCGCATGGTCGGGTCCCTCGGCCTGCCCTCGCCGGTACGCCTGGAACGCTGGCAGGCCGGGCGGCTGCGGCCGATCGAAGGCGCACTGCTGCTGGGCGGCGGGCCGTTGACCGAACAGATCGGCACGTTTGCCAAGCGCCTGACCGACAGCATTTTCATCTACGGCGGCGAACCGACCGTGGCCACCGAGTGGATCCCCGGCCACGGCCCGAAAATCAAGGCAGTGGTGTACGACGCCAGCCATTTGGTGCAGGCCGACCAGCTCAAGCAGCTGCGGGAATTTTTCCAGCCGCTGATGAAAAACCTCGACCACAGCGCCCATGTCGTCCTCCTCGGGCGCGCGCCGGAAAGTCTTGCCGATCCCTTCGCCGCCAGTGCCCAGCGGGCGTTGGAGGGTTTCAGCCGTTCCCTGGCTAAAGAGTTGCGCCACGGTGGGACGCTGCAACTGTTGTATGTCGGCGATGGTGCCGAAGCCCAGTTGGAAGGTGCCCTGCGGTTTTTCCTGTCCCCCAAGAGCGCCTTCATTTCCGGGCAGGTCATTCGCCTCAACGCCTGTGACACCCAGGTCCATGACTGGACCCGACCGCTCACGGGGCTCAAGGCACTGGTCACGGGCGCAGCCCGCGGAATCGGCGCGTCTATCGCCGAAACCCTGGCCCGCGATGGAGCCGACGTGATCCTGCTGGACGTCCCCCAGGCCAAGACCGACCTCGACGCCCTGGCGGCACGCTTGAGCGGGCGCAGCATCACGCTGGATATCTGCGCCGAAGAGGCCGCCGCCCAGTTGATCGAGTACTTGCCCGACGGCGTCGACATCGTGGTGCACAACGCCGGCATCACTCGGGACAAGACCCTCGCCAACATGACCCCGGAATTCTGGGACGCCGTGCTGGCCGTCAACCTCAACGCCCCGCAAGTGCTGACCAAGGCCCTGCTCGACAGCGGCACCCTGCGCGACAATGGCCGGGTCGTCCTGCTGGCGTCCATCAGCGGCATTGCCGGCAACCGTGGGCAGACCAACTATGCGGCGAGCAAGTCAGGGTTGATCGGCCTGGCCCAGGCCTGGGCGCCGCTGCTGCAACCTCGGGGCATCAGCATCAACGCCGTGGCGCCGGGCTTCATTGAAACCCGCATGACCGCCGAGATCCCCTTCGCCTTGCGCGAGGCCGGGCGGCGCATGAGCTCCCTGGGCCAGGGCGGCTTGCCTCAAGATGTCGCTGAAGCCGTGGCCTGGCTCGCGCAACCGGGCACGGGTGCCGTAACCGGGCAGGCCCTGCGGGTATGCGGGCAAAGCCTTTTGGGAGCATGA